The genome window GGCAAGTAGTTCTTTCCCTAACTCAAGGAAGTTAACTGGCATATTAGGTCTTGTTGCTCTTCCTGTAAGGACAGATTTTttactataaaaataaatatatataaacaatcaTCTCCTCTTTAGTGGGAAAAGGAGCAGTGAAAAGATTTGAATACAAACTGCTGATTTATAACTAACAGGagtagactattttttttttaaaaaaaggtaattcTTTTAATACTGATTTCTGATTCAATGGTTATTTCAAGCAACAAGTAATAATGATAGTAAGCAACATGTCCATTACCAATCTCTACCCAGGCTATATTCAACAAGTTGTTTTTCCAGTCAATGGGACAAATTAATGTTTCAATAGCTTTCAGCTGCAGCTCCAGAACATGGTATGTTTCTATAACACACTTAACAAGGTTATTTAAAGAGACACAAATCTAGGGTTATCCCTTCCCCAACAGGCAGAAATCTGTATTGGGTCTGACCTATTTAAACCTTCACTGATATAGTACACTAATAATCAGAACATGGCACGATTGTCTAGTATCCCAATTCTTTTTGTAGCAAAAATTACACACCCCCGTTAGCCAGAATGGCCTTGCGTTTCTCCAGCTATTTATCAATAAAGCACCAGATAAGCTGTTACGCAAAGTATTGAAACCAAATAGTCAAGCATTTAAGCCTGGAACCCCACAGTTTACTAATCGTTCTATGTTCAATGAACAGAACAtccaaaatttattttatgtaaaaaaaaagagttgaaatGGTGTAGTCTTTTAAACAGAACTTTTCAGCAGTCCTTCCCAGCTTTATATTCCAACAACTTTTACTCTTGTGAAGTGCAGCTTTTTCCTAATATTCACAGTAGTATACACTATCATGATCACTGTGCAGTGATCTATTCTTACCCACTTTCTGTTGCAATTCTGCTATATTCATTAATGAGATGTCCTTTGACATTACTAAATCAAGGAAACCTGTTTCTCTACACTACAGTGTCTTTTATAGCAGGGGAGTATCCCAGTTAAGGCTTTTCAAAATTAGATTGAATGGGAAATGCTTCTTAAAAATCTAGGTAGAATACTACGTTCATACTTTATAAAAACAGCACTAATAAAGAATATAAGAAAAGGATTAGATGTTGCCAATTTTACATCTAAACAACAGTTTCATCCTGATGTTCTAAACACTAAACTAGCTTGGAACTGTTCAAATCAGCTCACATCCCTTACCATCCTCCCTGCttcatttcaattatttcaggaaatttttattaaaataaatgggaGACTAGCTTACAGCAAAGAACCAGCcttcaccatttttatttccaATATCATTTTGCAGCTCCAAACGTATTCTTAGAGAATAATGATGAATAGTTTCAGCCCAGCACTTTTGTTTCTCAAAGTATCCAACTTGCCCCCTCCCTCAAAGATAAGCAGGGACAGCAAATGGCAACCTATACTtggtaaattggtgttttatagaATACCACATTTCTGTTGTCAACCATATTATAACATATTCTCAGCACTCTAAATGAGCCTTACCTCTGCTTTCACCAGTTATATTTTCTCAAACGTAGCTATCCAAGATAGCTAAAAGACTAAGTAACCCTTTCCATAGTTCTTGCCATTTGTATTTAGAATAATTCTGAACGTTATAATTATCCCAAATtgtaataatttattttgtttatgacCACATGTTTCATGTATGCAAAATTACTATAAATGAAAATTGTTCGAATTCCTCTAGTAGATATTAGCTATGGTTTATAGtggttaatttttataccactaaATGAGGAATATAAGAATGTAGTACTCCAGCAACATGATGAAGAACAGCAGAATTGAACTCACTATGCTCAGTTCAATGTCCTTCTCTTAAGAGGCATTTTCTCCAGAAGCTTTCAACAAAtgggttatttatttaacatCTACTGCACGCAGGAGATTCTGCTACCTCTATGCCATACTGCACTGCAGTAAAAAGTGAGGCTTGAGGGTTGCATCCACAGTGGTTAGGATTCCAGCAGCCTACAGAAAAGGCAGTCCACcctaaaaaggaaggaaatgccTCCATTTTTGTCCAAAGCTTTGCTGAACTGCAAGAAAAATGGTCCAAGGCAAACAGCACAAAAGATTGTCCATCAGGATTCAAAGAGTGACATTTCACCTGCCAGGTGTTCCAAGCAGAAACCTGTAAAAAATAGATGACAGATTTAGATGAGGAAAAGAAAGGATACACACTGCAAACCATGCTTCCCAAAGTTTATTATCAAAGTCAAACTATTCAGGGCCATTTAAGCATTGAATGACTAGTTTCATCACAGAGGCTTTTTAAACAGCTAATATCAAGGAGGCCTAGTTGATCAGGGCTgctattaaaaatgaaagaaacagtACTATGTAAACCTTACCATTCTCCTCGTGCTAAGACAGCTTCTTTACGTACAAGGCGCTTCTTGTCATCCAAAGGCTTGGCCAATGCTCGAATAACTCGTGGCTTGAATGGGATCACCTGTCAAGAATTGGAAAGCACCACTTTAATGAGGACTCAACTAAAGCCCCACTTATAAACTAATGAGGGAGATGAACTGTTAAATTACCACCACTTACCACTGAGGTAGGTAAGGAGGCAAGTGTATGGAGGCACTGAAGTGCAGCAATACGGATTGCCTGCAACACATAAAAGGCAGGAAATTAACCTTCTAAGCTTCTTccagatagaaaagaaaaaaataaactgagAAAGGAAATACTACTATCCTCACCATGGCAGAATTGTCTGTTAGATTAAGAAACTTGCCCACAAGTGTGTCAATGTGGAGATGAATAACATGAGGTGCATCAAGTAGCAATGGTTGTACGCAACGTAAAGTTGAAAGCTGCACCACATGGTCAGAACATGATAGAGACTCTAGCAACAGAGGCAGCAACTGTGGGAATGggcaaagaagggaagaaaagggtcACATTTCCTTTACTATTACACACTTGGATTTAAGGAACCTCCTTAAATGGAGGTTCCTTAAGTGGCCAGGTAAAGAGAACATTGGCCATCGTTTCATACTCACTGTAGGCAGCTCTGTCACTAGCACTGGCTTGGGCAAGTGATTTAATATGTGAGACAGGCCTTTCAGATAATTTGGTTTCACATCTAGGAGGAAAAAGGCAATCCAGTTAAGATTCTTCTAGCAAAATATTGCAACATCCATTTGCAATAGATTCCGACAGCCACAAACCGAGGCCATAGTGAAAACACTTATTGGCAGTAAAGAGAAAGCCACGTCATTCTTCTATATCTCAATTCTTTCTCTAATCATGGAGGTGGACAATTAAGGCTGCAAATTCTCCTATTTGCCCCTCAAATAATAACAGAAAGCTCAAACCTTGTAAGAAATAGAGCAGGAAAGAGCATAACGTTCCTTTTCTCCTATGGAGAGAATATACTGCCCTGGAAATGCTTTTTAATGAAACCTAAAATTTCTTACCAGGAGTGGATGTGTGGAAACTTTGCACCAACTGTGGCACACAATCTGTGAAGAAACGCTGGCGGAACATGAGACGCACCTCAGCATGACAGTTCTTGCCCAATACATCAGTAGAATCGGCCATGAGCAAGGCAAAGCCATCGCCCACTGCAGGGCCAAGAATGGTGTCCCCCAAAAGTTGGAGTAGCTGTAGAGCAAACAACAGCAGGACATGTTTAAGGAAGAGGTCAAAGTATTAGGCCTTTATGAGAATCCCAGCTTTTCTCTGGAGCTCACCTTGTCAGTCAGCTTTTTGATTAATGGGTGGTAGCGTAGCAACAACGCTTTACTCACCTGcaaagacaaaaagaaacaataaaagtcTGAAACTAGCATGGAGGAAGGATAAGTGTGCAAACAGCATTGTGCAAACTTACCCACAACAGCAGAGTAAGGGCCTGACGTTGATAGGGACCATCATTCAAGCCTTGTTCCAACATTTTTATGGCCATTTCCAAGAGCTGATCTAAGAGTGGCCCTGAAAACAGTAGAAACATAGTGAGCAACTGTTACACCTGTGTTACATTTTCTAACAGTTAAACTGAGTAATATGTAACACAATCCAGTTTTAGGGTTTCAGTAGCATGAGAGTATGACCCTAATTCTATGGCTTTCATTTATTACCTTCTGGATATTTGTTAATCAGTCCTGCAAAGCATTTGGCGGCAGCAGTAGTAGTGAATGGGCAGTCACAGGAACAGCTAATAGCTAGTAGCTCATGCAACAACCGATCCTGCTGGGGAATTGCCACCTGCAAGGAAAGCAGACACTGCAGAAGAAGAAAGGTAACAGAAAACTTCCCACTTGCACACTGGCTTCTCACCTTGGCATCACATAGTGCCGATTTATTCTCAAGTAAATTTCCAAATGTTCCTGACCTACAATGTCCACAATCCACCAGCAATGTTGATTAGAATGATGGAAGTTGAGGTGTGGATGTTTGAAAGACCATAAATTATCCCATCCCATTTCTAAAACACCACTGAAAGTTCTCCCTAGGACTCACTGTTCTTGGCAGTGAACATACGAAGGCCATAAGGAGAGCAACCAGTCTTCTTGGGGCTGCCGCTGGACATGGCCCAACCTGTAGAAAAGACATCATTTTTACTATGCAGGTTATCCAGAACTTTCTAGGAATGCTTTTCCATACACAGAGAGCCATTTTTTGGTATAGTGCTTAAGGTgctagactagaaaccaggagatcatgagttctagtcctcccttagccACAGAAGCTTGTTGGGTGAGACTGTCACTCGGTCTCAGTTCAACCAATTTCAAGGAATTGGTgatatggggaaaatagaaggaggaagtccTAAGTAcaccaccttgaattgcatcaaaTAAATAGCTGGCAGAGATTAAGCTCAAATACCTGAAAGGGATGAAAAGGGCTGGGATAGTTGCTTCCAGGCAAAAAGGAAAGTTCTCCATCCAGGAAGAGAGGTACCACTTTGGACACACTCTGGGCAGCCAATCTGCCATGATATAACAATTGACACAATATTAACGCACAGAAATGTCAGGAGAGTAGTGGAAGAGATTACCAACACCTCTCCTAATCCTGGACTTATGTCAAACAGAAACCCAGTCTTATCCAAATGAAATACTAAATTGTATAGCATCAGAAACCACAGGAAGGGACCTGTTACTCACTCTGGGTTTAAGTGCATGCAGGCCGCACTGATAACTAACACCATGGATGATAAAGCTTCTTCTGTTAGCAGAACTTTGTCAAGTGTTGTTTGAGAATTTTCTGAAAGTGGTAATAGAAATTGAGATGTTCGTTTTTATTAGTTCTTTTCAGGGGTCCTTCCAATGTATTGCCTGTTAATGGCTGTTTCACAGAGAAGAAATTATAACACAAGAAGTAGCTCTGAACAGATGAAGGAGGAATAAAAGCCAGCCcaacccatgaatttaaacacACAAAACTTTATCTTTCTTCTTGCTCAGAACTCAGAAGTACGAAGACAAATAATATCATTAGTCAATCTAGGACTGGACAAAAGAACAGTCCAACCTTAACTACAGGTATTGCTAAAATTTAATTGAGAGGGTGTAAAAGAGCGAGTATTTCTGCCATCCTACCTTCCAAAGCAGCTTGGACTGCTAAGCCTAGCAAGCAGGGCACCACCGTCTGATGGAAATACCAGTAAGTCTGAGCATTTTGCTGGCACTGAAAGGCGACCTGTTGCAAGCTGTGGCACACAGATACCACTGAATTATTACTTGCTGGCATTTTGCCTGCAAAAACAAGAGCAATTTTAAAACCCACAACTCATAGTATTAAAAAAAGAACTAATAATTCACATATTTGAAAAATGATCACTACATTGTCTGTGATTGAATTATCACACTGTGGCATAATGATTAAAAGTGCATCATTTGCAAAGCGGTTCTGCATGCAATCATTTTGCTCCTCTCCATTGCACATGAGCAATCAAACCAGAAAACCTATAATTTCTATAAAATGAATCTGCTCAAAacagtagattttaaatttgtactGACCTCAAACTTTCAAAacagatttgttttattttatacttcCAGTGTTATATTACCATTTGGAGATTGGAATATTTCAAAGTCAAGCCTATTGTGCACAGAGTCTTAAAAATTATTTCTCAGCTTAATCAATCAAGATGTGAGATTTAATAAATGAGATAGTAATTTCTTCAACGACACTACACCATGACAATAGGCTGCAACAAATATCCTGACAGCACATCTCCCTCAGTACATGATTTCGTTAATTAATCCAAGCTTTAAAGTCCTGCTATATGTAATTATAGAACAATGATTTACTGTCTGTAGTAGAAGACATTAACAATTTAGAATTCAGTGCTCTTCCTGTTGAAAGAGGCTATACAAGCACACACAGATTCTACTAAGCCTTTCCATCTTTTAGAGCACCATTGTTGCAGAAATCTGGGTCTTTCTAATACAAACATCAGATAGTGTTCCCCTTCTCAAAATTCCAGTACTGTCATTTAAAACATTACCTTTTTGAATCTGCTGAAGATGTTGCAAGAGGATAGGAACAGTTTGCCTTACAATACCAGGATGGGTAGACACTGCTGCCAGAGCTTGTAGATGTTTCTGATGGGATAAAGTGCTGTCCTGAAGTTCTGAAacatatagaacagaatagaactttttattggccaagtgtgattggacacacaaggaatttgtcttggtgcatatactctcagtgtacataaaagaaaagataccttcatcaaggtacaacacttacagcacttaatgatagtcacagggtacaaataagcaatcaagaaacatatCAATCATAATTAGTTTGGTCACTACCAAACTTTCTCGGATAGAATAGCAATCTTCCATATGCAGGTTAAGTTTATTTACAATAAATCTATTTACAATGCATTCATGACTACTGAGAAATTCAGACAGGGAATTAGCATTTCTGTGCAACTATTAAGAAAGTTATCCATTGGAAAGATTCTACCTGACTCCAGTCCTTTTGAAAGCTTCTGAACCAAACACTTGCTGAAGATTTCTGGGTAGACAGGAGCAAGGGTGCCAGAAGCATCCATAGCTGCCAAACTAAGAAGATATAGAAAAAGTAAGAATGAACTGCCATAATGAAACACAGAGATCATTCTGTGAGGGTCAAATTTTTGAAACTGCAATACCATATATTCTACGTGTGAGGTTTTATAAATGTTAGTTTATAAACACTCTGAAGCAGAGTGATGCCAAATGCCTAGATTTTGTTAAATTCCATCCAGAAGTTTTAAGCTAAAAACTGGTAGTAGAGGATAGGGATTCTCACTAGACATATTATCAAATAATTTGACAGGCTTTGAACTGTGGTTAGATGGTGGCTTGAGCAATAGAAAACTTAACTGAATTAACTGAATTACTTCTATGGAAAAAATATCAACACTACTGGCCAAGTTCCATAAAATATTAATCTAGAAATGCTAATCTAGGTGAAAGTAGGTCTGGGGTTAgacctttactttttaaaaaactttattttagTATGATATGAGATCCAGGACTTCATGCTGAGCCATAACATAGCTTATTTCCTTGAGCATTATCTTGTTATGTGAACCAAGCCTCGAGTATTCGGACACAAACTAATATCAAAAGGATGGCCATACAACCCAAACATGAGGAATCAAATGGGATCACAACAGCAGTATTAGAAATGCCCTTTTCTGTTAATTAACATGTAAAAATCTTAGATCAAGATATGGAAATCTGTAATTGAAGAATTTACTGTTAGGCATTAATTGGTGGAATTCTTTTTACTGTTTGCAAGCAAATTACCAATGAAATACCCAATATCAcaaaaaggaaaaatgctttttcagAAATTCTCAATGGTTTTTTGTTTGATCAGGATTGTTCTGACCTGATCTGGGAATCCTTTTCATTCAGGATAAACTGTGCAAAGTGATCTGCAAGCTTTTCCACATCTGCAAGATCCAGAAGctctaaagcagaaaaaaattgctATATTATATCCTACTTCTTGTGAAGTAATCACAACATATACGAAGTCCATTAAAATGATCAATTTGCTGTTAAGGCTAGGAAACATGCTAACCAGCATACCAGACACATGTATACCCACTAGCATCTAAAAATGTATtcaagagaaaaaagtatataatcTTTCCTCTACCTCCAAAGAATGCCATTTCAAACCAAAGAATAACACATACCTTGACGAGATCCTAGAAATGTCAGAATCTGGATCCCAACCAATTGGAGTTGAATATTGGGCTCAGCTAAGACAGAGAATACTATGGAACACAGAGAGTCTTTGCAAAAAAGCAGTGGACTTTTGTCTGTAAAGGAAACAGAGAGTTACATCTAATGAAACAATCTTGAGTATATCAGGTACTCAAAACTAGAAACAACAAGGTTTATGCTAGCATTGCTACTATAATGCTAACCTTCAGTGTTGAACCAGTTGTCTGTGAGGGTTGCagaaaaattataatttaaagaaGTGAAacccatctaaagcaggggtctccaaccttggcaactttaagatttgtggacttcaacttcagcaagctggctgagaaactctgggaattgaagtccacaagtcttaaagttgccaaggttggagacccctgatctaaagctcACCTTACCTACAAATTCCTGGAAGAATAAAAAATGAGCCCCAGAAAGGAGGAAGTATCTTGAGAAAGATAACAGAATTTGAAAGGTTATGCAGAATCAAGAGCATCTGAGACacatttataaattaataaaatataatatggtgacataataaaatttaaaaatgtaagatAAAATGGATACAAAACTTCAAAGAAACAATTACAGTGCAACAATGGAATGAGCTATAACTGTAAAATTAATTCCAAGCtacaatttgagggaaaattggtagaagaattttataaacaatatataatgtcatggttccagaaaaacctcttctgctatAGTATATCCCTGTCAATGATTAACAAGATGGATAAACCAATATAGGTGGTCCTCGGGCTACAACcattggtttagtgaccattcaaagtcactgaaaaagtgacttatgagctgTCCctgcacttacaaccactgcagtgtCTCtatggtcaaatgatcaaaatctgggcacttggcaaccagcatgaatttataatggttgcagtgctcTGAGATCATATAATCTCCATATGcaaccttcccagatggcttcagacaagcaaagtcaatgagagaagctggattcacttaacaactatatgattcacttaaacactgccttgcttagcaacagaaattccgatcccaaattgtggttttaagttgaaACTATATGTAACTAATGCTAGCAATGCTACAATAAAAAAGGGACATTCTGCTCATGGAATGGTTATATaaaccccccccactccctcccaaaaaagtattggaaaaaaatatacaaaaagtttaaaaaacatttaaaataaaatttgaactgAGACCATACATATTTTATTAAGAGTAATTTCAGAGACCATAAATAAAAATACCCCTGTCTATTAAGACAAATGCTGACACTGGCAAAACCAATTTGATACAGTACTGGAAAAATGAAACTCTATCAACAACATAAGAATGAAAAACTAAAATTAGGAAATATGCAGCTTTGGCAAAACTGATTACATATATTTATAAGAAAAGTTTGGCTAAATTCAAGCAGGAATGGTTCCTTTATGCATGATAAATCACACAACAAGGCAGTCTTAGAAATTTAGAATTAGGTTTGTAAGAAAATGTGTTTTCCAGAAATTACCTCAGCATTATAAAGGATAAAAATTTCCCTATGCCTCTCCACTTTCTCTCTCGGACTACTGCTCTGGCCCTATGTATGAAAAGCATTTATCTCTGCAGAACACACCTCTGGGTAACATGGAAGCACAATAATATAAGGAAGCTGTTAAGAACAGTCTTGTTAGCGAAATACTTAAGTAAAAGAAAATTCTGTCCTAGAAGCAGCAACTCACCTTCCTCCTCAGGACCCCACATTTGCCGTAACTCCAAGAAACCAAGCAACACCTCCAAGACTGTCCTGTGCTGACTACTCTACAAGAGATCAAGAGGACACAGGATGGATTGGAGAAACTTCCGTAGATAGAGGAAAGGACAAGACATGCAGACTTTTGCTCTAAATTGGAGTCCAACCGAACTATAAGCCTAGGGCATATGACAGAACTGCCACAAAATATATTGAGTCTGGAGTTACATGACCTTTTAATCCTGCTCTTCAATAGAATGTTTTCTGCCCCAATTTCTTCTCACCTGCTCATGCTTGGCATACTGTTCCAACAGCAAAGGAAGTACACTACTTGTGATCTGGTAATAAGCCCGCAAAGAAGCTCCTGCAGCTGCCTGCAAGAGCTTAGCGCTTGGCCACACCAGTTTCATGTCAGGCTCACATAGATGGTGTCTGCAATCTAAAATAAACAAGATTGCTTAACAGTAATACAAAACAGCACCAATATTGTATTTATTCCACTAGGGTGATGATTACCAACAgcattaaagtttaatttaaaaaattgttctCTGCATCTTATTTCCTGATACCTTCTCCTTGAATGCTGAGAGCCAAATCATGACTGTAACATTAAAATGAACTACCTGCTCTTCAAGGTGTTTACTTCTTTTAACAGCACATCAAGGAAGAACAATAGAATACCTATCATAGGACCAAAAAAACCAACGTAAGAGCTCTTCAGGGCTTACCTTGCAAAACTCCTCTAAGAAAGGAATCCAGAAGATCCACATCATCAGCTCCAAGCACCAAACGGGACAGACATGCTGACAGAGCTCGCAAAGCAGACAAGCATTCTGCTTCTATCTTCTCACTTGCTGTCTGGAACACCTATAAAAAGGTGGAGTCAGAGCTTCTTGTTTTTGCTATGGTGGGTATATTTAGCTAGTATGACAGACATCTTTAAAAAGCAAGCTTAATCTATTTCTTCCATTTCTCACTATAGCTTCTTTAAATGTTATAACATTCATAACTATTCACTGTAAAACTGTATAAAGTCTCAGGTGCAGCAGAACCTCAGAAAGGCAGAGTGGGAAAGTTCAGAATGCATGGATCCCCAGAAGTCCAATCTATTTCCCCCACCCAACCACACAAAAAATACACTACTTCCTCTTACTTCGGTGCGCAAGGATGACCAAAGGCTAGGGAGGAATTCTTTCAATTCTTTATGCCCATAGATCTTGCATGCAGCAATCTGTAAAGAGATACACAGAAATAATTCACTGTGTGCCTTAATTGACAAATAACAAGCAGCCCCACTGACAATACATTGTAGCATTTGGGCATAAAGTAAAACTAATTCCCATGGCTCAGGCAAATTTAATTACCACTGAGTGCTCTCACCAGGGTTTGCAGGGAATCCAGTTTGGCACTTTGTACATCTGAGTCTATTTTCTCAATGAGCAATGGAAGTAGGAACTGTAGGaggaaaaagtaataaaaagcacattttggataaaaaagtattaaaaagcaCATTTAGGGGGGGAAATATCTTCTCTctcactcatacacacacacatacacacaccttcTAGAAGAACACAATGTTAAACCACTTTTGTATcatgccaagaaaaccacatggatgCATCCAGGGAAGTTACTAGAAGTTAGGCTTGAAGTTGAATGTACTGGGAACAATTTCCCTTACTATTAACAAATCAGAAATCTTTCCCAATTATCAGTGTTGATGTATTTGTTTTCAACCACTTAAGGCAGGATATAATTTGAATGATATAATCTATATATTATAGATTGGTCCCAAGCCTAAGGGTCTTTTTCTGTGTAAAGTAATATGTAAACACTGAGAAGCTTCTTGCCTAATTTGGGAATCTGTGAGCAATGTATGAAAGGGCAGATCTCTTAGACACTGTTAGAGACGCTTGGATGTTGAAAGTGCTGTATTTCTGTTCTGTGAATGCAAGCATACAGAAGTTGAGGGAAGAATCTGAAGCTGAACCCCCAGCAGGACAAAACTAATTCGTGAAAAAGGCTGCTGTATTAGGAAAGAAAAGGCCTCACTAATATGCTAGAATTCCAAAAGGctcagaagagaatatttttgtctctttcttcctttctctttaatGTAAAAACAAGCCCAATAAACAAAAATCTGTCTACTAGAATCAGCGTATCAAAATTGTAATAAGGAAAACTTATATGAATCAGGGAGCGACAACAATTACAATTCACTTGAAAAGCACTGTAACAATACGTTTAACTGTAAGTGAAAAACAGTGTGGGGAAAATTCATGTCCCTTTTCATGTT of Ahaetulla prasina isolate Xishuangbanna chromosome 6, ASM2864084v1, whole genome shotgun sequence contains these proteins:
- the MMS19 gene encoding MMS19 nucleotide excision repair protein homolog isoform X1 — protein: MAAGGAHVAIGKPASPLQEWEWENAARQAAEGVKTGTCSILDVVEILGTPLKNEDSQVRAQGIQVLSEVLLQCYPLLQEQEVTHLVLFYENRLKDNHLVIPSVLQGLNALSKCAVLAPGLAVSVLKAIFQEVHVQSMLQLNRHTVYSIITNFMSNREAELKSLGADFTLGFIQVMDGEKDPRNLLIAFQIVRDIIVKGYALGPFAEELFEVTSCYFPIDFTPPSSDPHGIQREDLIFSLRTVLTSTPVFAEFLLPLLIEKIDSDVQSAKLDSLQTLIAACKIYGHKELKEFLPSLWSSLRTEVFQTASEKIEAECLSALRALSACLSRLVLGADDVDLLDSFLRGVLQDCRHHLCEPDMKLVWPSAKLLQAAAGASLRAYYQITSSVLPLLLEQYAKHEQSSQHRTVLEVLLGFLELRQMWGPEEEDKSPLLFCKDSLCSIVFSVLAEPNIQLQLVGIQILTFLGSRQELLDLADVEKLADHFAQFILNEKDSQISLAAMDASGTLAPVYPEIFSKCLVQKLSKGLESELQDSTLSHQKHLQALAAVSTHPGIVRQTVPILLQHLQQIQKGKMPASNNSVVSVCHSLQQVAFQCQQNAQTYWYFHQTVVPCLLGLAVQAALEENSQTTLDKVLLTEEALSSMVLVISAACMHLNPELAAQSVSKVVPLFLDGELSFLPGSNYPSPFHPFQVGPCPAAAPRRLVALLMAFVCSLPRTVAIPQQDRLLHELLAISCSCDCPFTTTAAAKCFAGLINKYPEGPLLDQLLEMAIKMLEQGLNDGPYQRQALTLLLWVSKALLLRYHPLIKKLTDKLLQLLGDTILGPAVGDGFALLMADSTDVLGKNCHAEVRLMFRQRFFTDCVPQLVQSFHTSTPDVKPNYLKGLSHILNHLPKPVLVTELPTLLPLLLESLSCSDHVVQLSTLRCVQPLLLDAPHVIHLHIDTLVGKFLNLTDNSAMAIRIAALQCLHTLASLPTSVVIPFKPRVIRALAKPLDDKKRLVRKEAVLARGEWFLLGTPGR
- the MMS19 gene encoding MMS19 nucleotide excision repair protein homolog isoform X2 — translated: MPKAHGTLLSSYQRTPLKNEDSQVRAQGIQVLSEVLLQCYPLLQEQEVTHLVLFYENRLKDNHLVIPSVLQGLNALSKCAVLAPGLAVSVLKAIFQEVHVQSMLQLNRHTVYSIITNFMSNREAELKSLGADFTLGFIQVMDGEKDPRNLLIAFQIVRDIIVKGYALGPFAEELFEVTSCYFPIDFTPPSSDPHGIQREDLIFSLRTVLTSTPVFAEFLLPLLIEKIDSDVQSAKLDSLQTLIAACKIYGHKELKEFLPSLWSSLRTEVFQTASEKIEAECLSALRALSACLSRLVLGADDVDLLDSFLRGVLQDCRHHLCEPDMKLVWPSAKLLQAAAGASLRAYYQITSSVLPLLLEQYAKHEQSSQHRTVLEVLLGFLELRQMWGPEEEDKSPLLFCKDSLCSIVFSVLAEPNIQLQLVGIQILTFLGSRQELLDLADVEKLADHFAQFILNEKDSQISLAAMDASGTLAPVYPEIFSKCLVQKLSKGLESELQDSTLSHQKHLQALAAVSTHPGIVRQTVPILLQHLQQIQKGKMPASNNSVVSVCHSLQQVAFQCQQNAQTYWYFHQTVVPCLLGLAVQAALEENSQTTLDKVLLTEEALSSMVLVISAACMHLNPELAAQSVSKVVPLFLDGELSFLPGSNYPSPFHPFQVGPCPAAAPRRLVALLMAFVCSLPRTVAIPQQDRLLHELLAISCSCDCPFTTTAAAKCFAGLINKYPEGPLLDQLLEMAIKMLEQGLNDGPYQRQALTLLLWVSKALLLRYHPLIKKLTDKLLQLLGDTILGPAVGDGFALLMADSTDVLGKNCHAEVRLMFRQRFFTDCVPQLVQSFHTSTPDVKPNYLKGLSHILNHLPKPVLVTELPTLLPLLLESLSCSDHVVQLSTLRCVQPLLLDAPHVIHLHIDTLVGKFLNLTDNSAMAIRIAALQCLHTLASLPTSVVIPFKPRVIRALAKPLDDKKRLVRKEAVLARGEWFLLGTPGR
- the MMS19 gene encoding MMS19 nucleotide excision repair protein homolog isoform X3, encoding MLQLNRHTVYSIITNFMSNREAELKSLGADFTLGFIQVMDGEKDPRNLLIAFQIVRDIIVKGYALGPFAEELFEVTSCYFPIDFTPPSSDPHGIQREDLIFSLRTVLTSTPVFAEFLLPLLIEKIDSDVQSAKLDSLQTLIAACKIYGHKELKEFLPSLWSSLRTEVFQTASEKIEAECLSALRALSACLSRLVLGADDVDLLDSFLRGVLQDCRHHLCEPDMKLVWPSAKLLQAAAGASLRAYYQITSSVLPLLLEQYAKHEQSSQHRTVLEVLLGFLELRQMWGPEEEDKSPLLFCKDSLCSIVFSVLAEPNIQLQLVGIQILTFLGSRQELLDLADVEKLADHFAQFILNEKDSQISLAAMDASGTLAPVYPEIFSKCLVQKLSKGLESELQDSTLSHQKHLQALAAVSTHPGIVRQTVPILLQHLQQIQKGKMPASNNSVVSVCHSLQQVAFQCQQNAQTYWYFHQTVVPCLLGLAVQAALEENSQTTLDKVLLTEEALSSMVLVISAACMHLNPELAAQSVSKVVPLFLDGELSFLPGSNYPSPFHPFQVGPCPAAAPRRLVALLMAFVCSLPRTVAIPQQDRLLHELLAISCSCDCPFTTTAAAKCFAGLINKYPEGPLLDQLLEMAIKMLEQGLNDGPYQRQALTLLLWVSKALLLRYHPLIKKLTDKLLQLLGDTILGPAVGDGFALLMADSTDVLGKNCHAEVRLMFRQRFFTDCVPQLVQSFHTSTPDVKPNYLKGLSHILNHLPKPVLVTELPTLLPLLLESLSCSDHVVQLSTLRCVQPLLLDAPHVIHLHIDTLVGKFLNLTDNSAMAIRIAALQCLHTLASLPTSVVIPFKPRVIRALAKPLDDKKRLVRKEAVLARGEWFLLGTPGR